DNA sequence from the Coffea arabica cultivar ET-39 chromosome 11c, Coffea Arabica ET-39 HiFi, whole genome shotgun sequence genome:
TCATCAGACAGCCCATTGCAGTACCAATGACTTGACTTAAAAACATGGTGAGGGGCGATGCAAGCGTCAAATAGCCCGTCTTGAAATCCTGCATCAGATCCGAAGCTGTTGACACAATATTCATCATGACACCGCAGGCAGCAAGCCCAGCAACAACTCCACCGTGATCAAGACCAACCCAAGAACTGAAGACGAGGATGGCGATTTTGCCGTAGTTGGAGGCAAGCGACCAGTCGGTGAGACCGCAGCCATAGGCATTGCAGAAGGCCAGAACAGGAGCAATCAGATATGCCACCAATATGTGATACCATTTCAGTCGTCCTTGGAAGATTATGGGTACCACTATCATAGACAGTACTGCCAGAACAACATAACCTACTGCGGCTCCAGAATTTGGGATTTGGTCCTTCAAGAAATATTCTCTCCGTCGCTTCTCGTCGTAGTTTGCAAGCTGTGAATCAGATGATTCATCATCTTCGTCCGGTTTAACTGTTGATGAATCTTTTGGACCCGACCTCTTCCGAGCCAGGAAGCTTGCGGTCGTCACGACGACCATGTATACCACATGAAAGAGACCATCTCCAAGCATGGTAGCAATGCCCAAGAATACCTGAATTCATAGAAAATTTATAATGAAAATAATAAGGGGTAAAACAACACTCGAGATTAAGGTAAATATATACTGCAAGATATTCAGGCTGCCCGACATAACTAGTTCTACCAAgtagtatatgtggatcaacttACCCTGACATGCATATTCTCGAATAAAGGAAAAGTattaatgggaaaaaaaaaaggagaagaattTGTATCGTGACGATCATACCCTATATCCTTGGATTCCATGAAGACTGGTTGGCTTTAGATCGGCACTGTACCAGCTGCCTTTCTTTTGCTCAATCAATGGCCACATTATCCCCCAAGAGAGAACGGCTCCAACTAGCAGTGAAATGTTGACCATGTATGGGCAAATCATCCCAGCACCCACGTAAACGGATGagaaatcaaaataaaacctgAAGTTGATATCAGTAAAACTCTATGTATCAATCAAATCATCCCAACACCAACTGAAATGGATgagaaattatatatatatatatataagcctAACAAACTTCTCTCTCTTAATCCTTATATCATCATATGGCGATCGAGCATCCAACATAAAGATGAAATCTTTACAAACATAATTTCAAAACAATGCTATCTTATTTAAAACATGTTTATTTGTCTATTGGCTTAGACATACTCTTAGGTATTATTTAAGGAAAATTgaaagagattaaaaaaaagggaaatgccAATTCTTCATAGTTAAAgggaaaataacaaaaaaaaaagtgtcaacTCCATTGAATATAAGAACTAGATAAGACCTtagaataaaatagaaatctctctcatttttaaaaaaaaaattaaacaagaaGTGGTGCGATTTAAGAAGCAGGgacaaagagaaagaaaatgagatTTAAACCCCAAAGCTCTAATTTTAGAATATCAACCTTAACTACTAGATAAATGACTTAATGGCAAATAGAAACCTCTCTAAAGTAATGCGACACTACCTCTTCTTGAAACTCATGCAAATACTAAAATTCTAAAGTTAAAATAGGTGGAACATGCAAAGAAGAGAAGACTACCTCTTCTTGAAGGCGCTTAGACCGAAGGTAGGGAAGCTACTGAATCCACAACCATCACCCGCTGCAAAAAACCATTGAAAGAATGCAAAGAAGAAGCTACCACCGAAGGAGTAGAAAAGAGCTCTAACTTGTTTCCTGCGTCAGAAGAAAGAATAGTCGTAATGTTCATCTACGTAAACAAATAATTCGAAAGGTTAGTATATATACTACGTAAGCTTGTACACAAATTGATTTAAAAAGTAATTGTCAGACAGTTAGTTAGTTCAATATGTGCCTAATCTATGTTTTGGTGTTGAAAACATAGGCAACCTGTGGCTGATAATATATACGGTCATCTTGGtactttttcacaaataaatcGAGAAAACAGTTGGGTCAGggtcaaaaaagaaagaaaagagttcGTTTTGTAGTATATAGTAGTATATGGGAGCATAGGATAGATATCACATACACAGCCAACTTTGCTCCTTTGGGAGTGTGGAAGCTGTTGATGAGGAATGCGGTTGCAGTGCCGCTGGGGTATGTCAATTTGTACTTCATAATCATCATCTGGTCAAAGGTGAAGATGCAGTACGGTAGTCAATATTACtcctatttaatttaattaattacatGTGTATAAGTTGGAGAAACCAAATTAATAATGACATAATATGCAAGgactgtgtgtgtgtgtgtgtgtgtaatttAATCAATGATCACCTTTCTGAGGGGCACTATTGAGAAGAGCCCAATAAAACTGACAGCAAAGAGGAATCCATAAATCCATCCAAGTTCGAGTTTCATGACGTTGATCGGGGCATTTCCAACATCTGCTTGAGCAGCCACCCTCGAACTCATAGCCAACATATAACTTGCAGTTCCACCTGAGtaacattcattcattcattcgcacTGCTCCAAAAATGCATAATTTTCACACTATCCAATTTATAAACAGGTTgctgatttctttttctttttttttaattaaaaaaaaactaacgaACATATGAGAATGGGGATACGTGCATATGCGTATACATACTGCTAAAAGCAATGCCAGAGGATGCGACGACACAGGTCTGGATGACGGTGTTCTCCTGTCTGGTGAAGGGCTGCTTCAACATGCCCCATTTTTGGACGAGGGTGGTGTAGAACTTGACgaaaccaaaacccaacaaacCAGCTGCGACGTTGAGGGAAGGGATGACACCGGTGGTGAGGTTGAGTTTGCAGACGACGACGTTGAAGACAAAGCTGAGAACGGCGCTGGTGAAGACGGACCTGAAGGTGATCTGCTTCCGCCACGGAGGAACCTCAATGTTCTTGAAAACTTGTTCTATGGATGGGTTgaccgccgccgccgccgccgagGTGGCTGAGGCATCATCAGTACCGTCATCATCATGATGATCCTGAGAGGCCATGTCCCTCCTGTGTTGTTTCCCGACTCCTCTGGCGATTCTGAATCTTTTCAATGGGTAGGTAAGATTAGACCAGAATCCCAGGGAGTCGGAATTAGTAGATATATATTGCGGCAGACGGCGACAATACCTGCTACCATCCAGGCAAGTAATTACTAAATAAGAAGAAGAGACAGAAAAGAATTGGTAAGTAATTAAAACTCAACCTCACAAGGGTAACCCTATACTAGTTGTGATTCGTGAAGGAGAATGAATCTCGGGAGAAACAAAATCCAACCTGGAATTGAGGGATCCCACCCACCCACCAACCAACCAAGCGAATTTTTTGGTGCACCGTTGAATGCTATACTAAAGGACCAGCGAAGACCAAACCAcctgatgaagaagaagaagactccCAGTCCCAGTCCCAGTCCCAGTCTGCCTGGACTTGGAGAGACCCAACACCAAGTCCCAGGTATTGCTATTGAACAACAACACTGGACCTGTTAGAGTTGTGGTGGCAGTAGGATGGATAGAAATGCAAAAGCCGTCCAATCTAATGACACAGGAGGACTCCTAATCCTACTCCACCTCGTCTGCTGTTTCCCTACTACGCCCCACCGTCTTCATGCAacgtaccactttaattaatatTCACCCAACCAACCATTCATTAATTAATGACCAAACCATTCAGTATTTCAGTTCATTCCCACCGTTAAATACCAAATACGTTTGCAAATTACAAATCACATCTGACACTTTATCACACAACTAATAGTAACAACTTACTGATAAGGAATCCACCACTATAAAAATCACATATCAAAAATTAAGGAGTCCATTTGAATTGCAATTTCTATAATTCCCACAATTCTACATATATGACGTATCTTGCTTTCATAATTATTCACAAAAATTGACAATCGCTAACTCATTTTATTCTAATTTGTCATCCACAAAAACCAAATATAATAAGAAAAAAACGCTACCTGTCATACCCTCAACATGGACGAATCCCACTTACAAATACTTCAACGGCGCCTAAATTCAAAATCATGCCTATATTAAAATTACTCCACTTTAATTAATTACTGAACAAATTGTTCAATTCATAATCATAACCTATATCTTCTTTCATTCTTACTAATATTTTCAAATACTTGATTACGTTCAGAGCATTAACATAGAAAACATGTTCTATGAGCtatgcaaaaattgtggacaacCATGTGACGGTCATTTTGCAAAAATAGTATGTATGTATTGTAATGACGTGGTCGACACTATTGTTACataattaatttcatgtaccTTTAACTTCAATATATCGAAAATCACATCTGACACTTTATCACACAACTAATAGTAAAACTAACTGATAAGGAATTCATCACTATGAAAATCACATATCAAAAATTAAGGAGTCCATTTGAATTGCAATTTCTATAATTCCCACAATTCTACATATATGACGTATCTTGCTTTCATAATTATTCACAAAAATTGACAATCGCTAACTCATTTTATTCTAATTTGTCATCCACAAAAACCAAATATAATAAGAAAAAAACGCTACCTATCATACCCTCACCATGGACGAATCCCACCTACAAATACTTCAACGGCGCCTAAATTCAAAATCATGCCTTTATTAAAATTACTCCACTTTAATTAATTACTGAACAAATTTTTCAATTCATAATCATAACCTATATCTTCTTTCATTCTTACTAATATTTTCAAATACTTGATTACGTTCAGAGCATTAACATAGAAAACATGTTCTATGAGCtatgcaaaaattgtggacaacCATGTGACGGTCATTTTGCAAAAATAGTATGTATGTATTGTAATGACGTGGTCGACACTATTGTTACataattaatttcatgtaccTTTAACTTCAATATATCGAAAATCACATCTGACACTATATCACACAACTAATAGTAAAACTAACTGATAAGGAATTCATCACTATGAAAATCACATATCAAAAATTAAGGAGTCCATTTGAATTGCAATTTCTATAATTCCCACAATTCTACATATATGACGTATCTTGCTTTCATAATTATTCACAAAAATTGACAATCGCTAACTCATTTTATTCTAATTTGTCATCCACAAAAACCAAATATAATAAGAAAAAAACGCTACCTATCATACTTTTACCATGGACGAATCCCACCTACAAATACTTCAACGGCGCCTAAATTCAAAATCATGCCTATATTAAAATTACTCCACTTTAATTAATTACTGAACAAATTTTTCAATTCATAATCATAACCTATATCTTCTTTCATTCTTACTAGGTTAAATATTTCCAAATACTTGATTACATTCAGAGCATTGACATAGAAAACATATTCTATGAGCTATGCAAAAATTGCAGACAGCCATGTGAAGGTCATTTTACAAAAACAGTGTTTATGCATTGTAATGACGTGGTCGACACTATTGTTACGTAATTAATTTCACGTACCTTTAACTTCAACATATTGTTCTGTACTATATATGacctttccttttcaaacaggTGAAATAGTAATATACAAATCGGAGATTTCTATGGTAACCTGCATCTTAATTTACAAGACAGACATGCACGATTCGTATTTTATTGTGATCCTTCTTATCTTAGAGAATTGCAAAGGAAAGTAGAATTTTTTTATGCATATGTATTTTTTATAATACTATTTATAAACTATGTAAAAAAtacactaattttgaatttcgcaTACTCTTAGTTCTCAAGAAAATGGAGGTAGGCAGTTTTTGAATGATGCTGCACACATTTTATTATACTTCGACCTATAGCTAGACAAATCTTACATTTTAATTAGGTTGGTAtgcttttttaattaatttttttgattcACCAACCcccactttttattttttttcaataatgtcagTATCGCACGTAGCACAGATATTCACGCTACTTGAACAATATTTATGGGTCAAGTTTTCTCTTGAGTTGTCTTATTTAATTGGTTAGTATTAATAAGGTCGTCTTTTTCTAAACTTTCAAGATAGACATATCTTATCCACTTAATCACATACATTTTAAAAACCTACGTTTAAAAAAGAATCACCTcatcttttaaatttttctcTTTATAATCTCCAATTTTTATCTTCCCTTATCTTTTTAAATTTATCTTTTCATACTCTCcaatttttatcttcttctatAATTAGAATTTATCTTATTTTATAAGAGAATTTACCTTTTTTATGCAACATTATCTTTCTTGTTTATCATGAATAGATAAACCTTTTATTGacaaaattcaaatataaaataatccTTATTGACAAAATCGAAAATCTTATTAAATTTGAGATGCTATCCTGCCGTAATAAAATGTATTAGTCAGTAATGATGTCAATCATTTCAAATATTATTTGGTTCATCTACAGGTTTTGTGAGAAACTTTATGCCTCCTGATTTAGTGATTCTTTTGATACATCAGTTTTGTAACTTGTAGAGTACTAtgggttttaaaaatttttgctgACCTTTTTAGGTTTTTCAGGTGTACAAGATGATCTTTGAGAACACAATGCTTTTGCGTGTTGTTTTGTTGACCATATGAATGCATGATAAAATCTTACTCTTTCCCATGCCTTCTTAATTACTTTATttggtggattttttttttttaacgtagGTTTAATTTTGTACCAAAAAGATCATGGGAATGTACAACGCACGTGTACGCTCTTCCAATTTACATtaatttagttaattagttcaTTCCTTGCTACGccttctttatttcttttttaaattctgCCTTAGTTAATCAATTATGGTGGAATCAATATGGACTTGCAAGATAAGCAGGATGTAGGGTTTAAACACTCTATACTAGACAagtattaaatttttttcataattGCTATAAACTATGTCAACCCATGCAAGTGCAGGGTTTAAAATCTAGTATAATTTGGTTTTAAATCGATTACAATTTAATACGACATgttttataatttatttattttttttgggtaaggCAAGCCTGTACCAGTAAACGGTTgctaaaattatatatatttttttaatttttaagcaAGGAAGGGGTGGGATTTATGAAGCGGGAAGGCGGAAGGGATAGCTAAAAATTGTTTAATATTTCATAGGTTAAGCtattatttattaaaactttTATGTGCAAACCAAAATATTCTAATTTACATAAACTTAGCCTTTTGAACCTCTCATCACCGAGTCCGAAATCTCCCTAAAATGTCTATATTCTAATACAGCCACATCTTACCATTTTGTTGATTTATGGTGTAATAATTAGGCCATATGGGTTCCGTTTGTACATAATCACTTTCAAGAAGCACCGTCCTTGCTAACCCTCCATCTGCAAACGAGCCGAAAATCAGagtgggatttttttttccccttcctgTCAGCTTGATAGCTTTCCTCGTTTGCCTTGTGATCCTACTCTATTATTCTACTTCTATTCCTACTCACTCTATACTAAATGTACAAATAGTATGAAGATATACCAGGCTTCTTTAATCTTACCGGACTACGTATAAACATACGGTATATTCTGCTTTGAAACGGGTCATCAGTTGCTCAATAATCACACTATTATTTGATACACGCTTGTCAGAAATATCCACAGGTTACGGCCCTGGATTCTTTCAACATATTTGTTTGTTTGTCCGCATCGAAGGAATACACCATGTAAAGTTACTCCTCGTCTGCATGAAAGGTCATGGATGAACAATCTTTATTAAACTGGAAAAAAACATGACTAACACGTAGTAGTTCAGCATAATCGCCAGAAGTAGAGAACCTGCTACATTATCATTTGGCGCTCTATATAAACAATTTCTGCAGCAACACATTCCCCACAAAGAATTTGGTGCTCAATATTTAACATGGAATAAGGAAAACCCATGCGGAAAAAGAGGGTTCAATCTTGTAAACATGaacttaaaaaaagaaaaattgcaaaCTCTGGAGTCCTTTCCAGAAGGATTCAATTCATGATTTGCTGATTAAGTACGTTGTCAGCTAAAAAGGAATATGTTAACATtacctataaaaaaaaaaatttacaaaattctGAAAATATACAGAAATAGATTTAAGACTATGCTCTACTACCCACTACCTATCAGTACTACATTACAGAACATTATTATGTCAAAATGCAATCTCTCTTATTATGCTACGAGCTGAGGATGTGAAAGAGAGCGATGGTAGCTAAGGAATAGAATAACTCTTATCTGGCAACTTATGCTTCTCTCCCCCAAAATCAATTCATCAAACTTATCCATTGTAATTTCTCTCAAAAACCAAATGGTGATTTTCTCCTGCTTCCACCTTCGCCATACTGTTCATTCCACTTCCTCAGTTCATTCATGCTAGCTGCATCATATGCAACTGAAGGGCCCACCTGAAAACCCAACATACAAGCATCAAGGTATTAATTCAATATCAAGAAaacgaagaaaagaaaagatctaTTAAAAGAGAAAATCCATATGCAAATTGTTCTCTCTTGCTCACTCTCATCAAGTTCCCTGCACTGAGAAAGTTAAACAAAGATCGGAAAAATCTTAGTCGCCACTCCTGACTTTGGAGCATCTGAAAGCTGTCTATGCTTTTGAATGTTGAGGCCGTAAagtaaaaaatgaaatcacAACCATTTGATAGAAGCAGTTAATTGTACAAAACATGTTTTACCCAATTCAATTTGATACAACAGCCCTAGAAACCCCATAAAGCATCATACACAACCTTCATGTGCGACTTTGCCTCCAAAAGTCGCATGATTATTTATTTCACTCGATCATTTACTTATTCCTTACTTCTTTAGCTATTCCATTGGCTTCTAATAAGTAAAAAATCAATATGTGCCCAGGCGCAAGTTTTGGTGCCTTGGAGAAGAAAATTGCGAGTATAGCATATATGACAAGAAAATAGTGCATATAGCATATATGACTTATTTCATAACCACTCTCGACCAAGCAATAGTGCTAACATTTGCGTTACAATCACTCTCATAGTGCTTCCTTCAAACATAATTTTCGCTATTAGTATTCATTCTTCACCATGCAAACTTCTCATGAATAATGATAAAAGACAAATGCTGGAAACAGTATGCACAAGGAGCTATAATGATTAACTTCACGTGCATAATGATTCCCTTAGTTTAGCTAGTTTTAGTGGCATACGCCAAACAAACAGGAGGCAATATTTATTGAAATAAAAGATGAGGGTGACAAAGAAAAGTCGAAAAAGCATTAAGAGTGCAACATGGTTAATTCTAACCTACATGTGTTTTGACATAGACACACAAACACACTCTCAAATGTGTGTTCCAAAGCTTACATAGATTAGGTTCAATTCAATGATGCATTCTTAATGCTTTATATGTCTTAATCCATGCTGAGGGTATCCGAGAAAAGTCATTCAGAAAATTTTCCTTCTTCATTCATTTTCCAAGAGGAGCATTCCAAGATCAAGAGAAAGTAACATTAAAATCACCAACCGATGACATTATGCAATCTAAACACAAACTTCTGATTGACAGTATTACTTAATTGCCTTGCAAATCCCGGTGCATTTTGCAAAAGTCCATATTAAGTTTGGCTGCATTCTGGTTGATTTTTTTACTCTCTGTGTTACTTTCCAGACAGGACACTATGGGGGAAGTGAGGGTTTAGGAACTAATTGCTGTGGAGACATATAAGTAGACACCTGGTCAAAAAAATCCAGGAATACTAAAATAAATGAACTATTCAAAGGAGTTCTTTGCTTCTCAGATAAAAAatgtaccccaaaaaaaaaaaaagaaaaacttttatcTTCAATTGCATGATTTATTGGGCATATACCGTATGCACTTAGAAGTGTTCATCTACCTGAGTAGCTCTCTTTTCAGAATTTGTTGGATGTTCACAATAAGATGTAATACAATTTATCATGACCTACCTTTGCCTTGGCCTGGATAAAGTCTTCTAGATTGAGTGGTCTTAACACTGAGCTAGAGCCACTTTTGCCTCCCTGTGATGTTGACAAGTATTAAAAGCATGTACAATCACTCTCAATTTCAAGCACACAGTAATAACAAATTTACAATTATAACAACCAAAGAATACGCAGGTCTGCCATTTTGGTGGAAGGAAAAAGGGTATACTTGCTagtttccccaaaaaaaaatcttctttgCCTTTCCTTACTTCCCCTTTAATGTCTCAAATACAAAGTACATGTGCAGAGGATATGTATATTCAATAGTAATTGCAGAACATTAGTAGTGCATATGGCCCCCTTTCCATACTTCTAATACCACCATCACATTTTCCTTGCATAACAATAAAAATCTGATGACAAGATAGGATGGAATAACAGTTTGACCATATGATATTCAAGAaagttaccaaaaaaaaaaaagacttggcAGGAATACAGGAAATTAAATGGTCAGCACATTTTTCAAGATTAGGCAAAGTGCTCAACCTTAGTAACAGCATCCAACAGGCACAATGACAGACTGAAA
Encoded proteins:
- the LOC113716579 gene encoding probable metal-nicotianamine transporter YSL7; protein product: MASQDHHDDDGTDDASATSAAAAAVNPSIEQVFKNIEVPPWRKQITFRSVFTSAVLSFVFNVVVCKLNLTTGVIPSLNVAAGLLGFGFVKFYTTLVQKWGMLKQPFTRQENTVIQTCVVASSGIAFSSGTASYMLAMSSRVAAQADVGNAPINVMKLELGWIYGFLFAVSFIGLFSIVPLRKMMIMKYKLTYPSGTATAFLINSFHTPKGAKLAVKQVRALFYSFGGSFFFAFFQWFFAAGDGCGFSSFPTFGLSAFKKRFYFDFSSVYVGAGMICPYMVNISLLVGAVLSWGIMWPLIEQKKGSWYSADLKPTSLHGIQGYRVFLGIATMLGDGLFHVVYMVVVTTASFLARKRSGPKDSSTVKPDEDDESSDSQLANYDEKRRREYFLKDQIPNSGAAVGYVVLAVLSMIVVPIIFQGRLKWYHILVAYLIAPVLAFCNAYGCGLTDWSLASNYGKIAILVFSSWVGLDHGGVVAGLAACGVMMNIVSTASDLMQDFKTGYLTLASPLTMFLSQVIGTAMGCLMTPAVFWFFYKAYPLGDPDGAYPAPYGLMYRGIALLGVEGFSSLPKNCLKLSIMCFFAAIALNILTEVLKHTEKKWRIYRFIPIPMCMAIPFYLGGYFAIDMCVGSLILFVWEWNKKQQAKVFGPAVASGLICGESLWSVPAAILALAGVNAPICMKFASASAA